From one Rosa rugosa chromosome 4, drRosRugo1.1, whole genome shotgun sequence genomic stretch:
- the LOC133706404 gene encoding putative clathrin assembly protein At4g40080: MDRKINLIDILKDKASILRATLSINRHVSSIHVAILRATSHDPSSPPSDEKIADILDLGRSSRLAACTCIDILMDRLHVTQNAFVALKCLYTVHNIVSRGSFIFRDQISYHPSFGGRNFLNMTMFSDKSDLDTWEFSLWVRWYAAVVEQNLMVARAIGYYLNTENHNKVVVALLNSDLVADIEVLVGFVARISDAPESLSLQRNDLVYEIVKAASEDYRAVQREISVRVKEVEDRVERLSLSELTRVVEALRRLEDCKERLVLLFVNRKRNDGLWESVRKTRAELAETKAQREERRLVVVRTVSRNRGRDELSESTQCWNPFLEPGQLLLLPSGGGGGGGWLGMGPSPIAV; this comes from the coding sequence ATGGACCGGAAGATCAACCTCATCGACATTCTCAAAGACAAGGCCTCCATTCTCCGCGCCACCCTCTCCATCAACCGCCACGTGTCGTCCATCCACGTCGCCATCCTCCGCGCCACCTCGCACGACCCATCGTCTCCGCCGTCCGATGAAAAGATCGCCGACATCCTCGACCTGGGCCGGTCGTCGCGTCTCGCTGCGTGCACCTGCATTGACATCCTCATGGACCGCCTGCACGTCACCCAGAACGCGTTCGTCGCGCTGAAATGCCTCTACACCGTACATAACATAGTATCCAGAGGTTCGTTCATTTTCAGAGACCAGATTTCTTACCACCCGAGTTTCGGAGGGCGTAACTTCCTCAACATGACCATGTTCAGCGACAAATCGGATTTGGATACGTGGGAGTTTTCGTTGTGGGTGAGGTGGTACGCCGCCGTGGTGGAACAGAATCTGATGGTGGCGAGGGCAATCGGTTACTACCTAAACACAGAAAATCATAATAAGGTTGTGGTGGCTCTGTTGAATTCCGATTTGGTGGCCGATATCGAAGTGCTAGTGGGATTTGTGGCGAGGATTAGCGACGCGCCGGAGTCATTGAGCCTGCAGCGGAACGATTTGGTCTACGAGATCGTCAAGGCGGCGAGTGAGGACTACAGGGCGGTGCAGCGCGAAATTTCGGTTCGGGTTAAAGAAGTCGAGGACAGAGTGGAGAGGCTGAGTCTGTCCGAGTTGACTCGGGTGGTGGAGGCGCTGAGGAGGCTGGAGGATTGTAAGGAGAGGCTGGTGTTGCTGTTCGTGAACCGGAAAAGGAACGACGGGCTGTGGGAGTCGGTGAGGAAAACGAGGGCGGAGCTGGCGGAGACGAAGGCgcagagagaggagaggaggcTGGTGGTGGTGAGGACGGTTAGTAGGAACAGAGGGAGGGACGAGTTGAGCGAGTCGACTCAGTGCTGGAACCCGTTTCTTGAACCAGGGCAGTTGCTTCTGTTACCATCtggcggtggaggaggaggagggtggCTGGGAATGGGCCCCAGCCCGATAGCCGTTTGA
- the LOC133742976 gene encoding protein DETOXIFICATION 27-like — MDREEEEEVLVLDQPLLPEPSTRNSIPEDRPLKSLPSRVWIETKKLWRVVGPAIVARLAAYSMTVISQAFAGHLGDNELAAFSIVNNVILGFSFGLLLGMASALETLCGQAFGAKRYPMLGIYLQRSWIVLFICCVVLSPVYIYASPILKLIGQTDEVAELSEVVSLWVLPMHFSYAIMFPLQRFLQSQLKNFVTLWMSVVALVFHALISWIFVYVLDFGLVGAAVTLDISWWFMCFMMLVYVTCGWCPLSWAGLSMEAFSGLWEFVKLSAASGVMLCLEFWYYRVLILMTGFLSDATLAVDALSVCMTVNGWELMIHLGFLAGVGVRVANELGAGNGQGANFATKVAVAESSFISLFFCVLIIALHDKFAYIFTSSTTVLQAVDHLSYLLAVTILLNGVQPVLSGVAVGSGWQAWVAYVNLFCYYIVGLPLGIVLGWVADYGVLGLWSGMILGGTLVQTVILAIITARRNWENEALTAGRRVKKWSTPDNQTEG, encoded by the exons ATGgacagggaagaagaagaagaagttctgGTTCTTGATCAACCCTTATTACCAGAACCATCAACCAGAAACAGTATACCTGAAGATCGACCTCTTAAAAGCCTTCCATCAAGAGTTTGGATAGAAACCAAGAAACTATGGCGCGTCGTGGGCCCCGCTATCGTCGCCCGGCTTGCCGCCTACTCCATGACCGTCATTAGTCAGGCCTTCGCTGGTCACCTCGGCGACAATGAGCTCGCTGCATTCTCGATCGTCAACAATGTCATCCTCGGCTTCTCATTTGGGCTCCTG tTGGGAATGGCAAGCGCGCTGGAAACTCTGTGTGGGCAAGCTTTTGGGGCCAAAAGGTACCCAATGCTCGGGATTTATCTCCAGAGATCGTGGATCGTGTTGTTCATCTGTTGCGTTGTGCTATCGCCAGTTTACATTTACGCTTCTCCGATTCTGAAACTAATCGGGCAGACAGATGAAGTGGCAGAGCTTTCGGAGGTGGTGTCCCTTTGGGTTTTGCCAATGCATTTCAGCTATGCAATTATGTTCCCATTGCAGAGGTTCTTGCAGAGCCAGCTCAAGAACTTTGTGACTTTGTGGATGTCCGTGGTGGCTTTGGTGTTTCATGCCCTGATAAGCTGgatttttgtttatgttttggattttgggCTTGTGGGTGCGGCTGTGACTTTGGATATTTCATGGTGGTTCATGTGTTTCATGATGCTTGTGTATGTTACTTGTGGTTGGTGTCCGCTGAGTTGGGCAGGTTTGTCCATGGAGGCCTTTTCTGGGCTCTGGGAATTTGTCAAGCTTTCTGCTGCTTCTGGCGTCATGCTCTG CTTGGAATTTTGGTATTACAGAGTTTTGATATTGATGACCGGATTCTTATCGGATGCGACTCTTGCTGTTGAtgccttatcagtttg CATGACTGTAAATGGGTGGGAGCTCATGATTCATTTAGGTTTCTTGGCTGGAGTCGG AGTAAGGGTAGCAAATGAGCTCGGAGCTGGAAATGGTCAGGGAGCAAATTTTGCAACCAAGGTTGCAGTGGCTGAATCGAGCTTCATCTCCCTTTTCTTCTGTGTGCTCATTATCGCGTTACATGACAAGTTCGCATACATCTTCACATCAAGCACTACTGTCCTCCAAGCAGTTGATCACTTGTCTTACCTCTTGGCTGTCACCATTTTACTTAACGGGGTTCAACCCGTTTTGTCAG GCGTAGCTGTTGGCTCAGGATGGCAAGCATGGGTGGCATACGTAAATCTTTTCTGCTACTACATTGTTGGGCTCCCACTTGGAATAGTATTGGGATGGGTCGCTGACTATGGTGTTTTG GGTCTATGGTCTGGGATGATCCTTGGTGGAACTCTTGTACAAACTGTGATTTTGGCTATCATCACAGCACGACGTAATTGGGAAAATGAG GCACTAACTGCTGGCCGGCGGGTAAAGAAGTGGTCTACACCAGATAATCAAACAGAGGGGTAG